The following coding sequences lie in one Frondihabitans peucedani genomic window:
- a CDS encoding nucleotidyltransferase family protein, producing the protein MADAHGIVLAAGAGRRFGGPKALARDASGTPWIELAVAMLTSAGCHGVTVVLGADAERARALVPPEAGIVTAAHWQFGMSASLRAGLAAAAQTEAAAALVTLVDLPGLPVEVARRVLGREVSGRILRQAVFGGRPGHPVLLGRDHFAELVAGLEGDRGARGYLVEHGAEEVECGDLADGLDVDVPTGSTPSSAAPADDTA; encoded by the coding sequence ATGGCGGATGCGCACGGGATCGTGCTGGCAGCGGGCGCGGGGCGGAGGTTCGGCGGCCCGAAGGCGCTGGCGCGTGACGCCTCCGGCACGCCCTGGATCGAGCTCGCCGTCGCGATGCTGACGAGCGCAGGATGCCACGGGGTCACCGTCGTCCTCGGGGCCGACGCCGAGCGGGCGCGCGCGCTCGTGCCTCCGGAGGCCGGCATCGTCACCGCCGCCCACTGGCAGTTCGGGATGTCGGCCAGCCTCCGCGCGGGCCTCGCTGCCGCCGCGCAGACGGAGGCGGCGGCCGCACTCGTGACGCTGGTCGACCTGCCGGGGCTGCCGGTGGAGGTGGCGCGGCGGGTGCTCGGCCGGGAGGTGTCGGGGCGGATCCTGCGGCAGGCGGTGTTCGGGGGACGGCCCGGGCACCCCGTGCTCCTCGGGCGCGACCACTTCGCGGAGCTCGTGGCCGGGCTGGAGGGTGATCGGGGCGCCCGAGGCTACCTGGTCGAGCACGGGGCCGAGGAGGTCGAGTGCGGCGACCTCGCGGACGGACTCGACGTCGACGTGCCGACGGGCAGCACTCCGAGCAGCGCGGCGCCCGCGGACGATACCGCCTAG
- the uraD gene encoding 2-oxo-4-hydroxy-4-carboxy-5-ureidoimidazoline decarboxylase yields the protein MIDVAESDLRAALHVDRWVAAVASGSPYADWESLRARASDEATPLAPAEVDEAMASHPRIGERPTGSSIAEGFSRAEQQAPDVDDQHLAKALAEGNATYEQRYGRVFLIRAAGRSRAEIVDELERRLKLDDETELGIVGEELRDIALLRLEKLYGGAA from the coding sequence ATGATCGACGTCGCCGAGTCAGACCTCCGAGCCGCCCTCCACGTCGATCGGTGGGTTGCCGCGGTCGCCTCCGGGTCGCCCTACGCCGACTGGGAGTCGCTGCGGGCTCGCGCCTCCGACGAGGCCACTCCGCTCGCCCCCGCCGAGGTCGACGAGGCGATGGCGTCGCACCCGCGGATCGGCGAGCGTCCGACCGGCTCGAGCATCGCCGAGGGCTTCAGCCGCGCCGAGCAGCAGGCGCCCGACGTCGACGACCAGCACCTCGCCAAGGCCCTCGCCGAGGGCAACGCCACCTACGAGCAGCGCTACGGCCGCGTCTTCCTCATCCGCGCCGCGGGCCGCAGCCGCGCCGAGATCGTCGACGAGCTCGAGCGGCGGCTCAAGCTCGACGACGAGACCGAGCTCGGCATCGTCGGCGAGGAGCTCCGCGACATCGCCCTGCTGCGCCTCGAGAAGCTCTACGGCGGCGCCGCGTGA
- a CDS encoding aldo/keto reductase, protein MTSLPTRTFGRTGYEVSPLCIGTSSWGRTRSGETEEQGDARIAEIASSWASGSIGLNFLDTSNEYGGARSELLIGRGVAGAGAVVDGELSGGLVLQTKLDRDVATGDFSADRMWRSLEETLERLGLDRLQILHLHDPDSIGFDAAMADDGPVSALVAMKEQGLAASIGISGGPVGMLQQFVETDLFDALITHNRYTILDRSASDLFDAATSRGLGITNAAPYGAGILTGDPRFAGTYGYRPITPEAAEAFEAVRLLCDEYGVPLAAAALQFSLREPRIHSTVVGVSSLPRLESAIDDAQLVIPDDLWAAIEDVVPEGIALDA, encoded by the coding sequence ATGACGTCACTGCCGACCAGGACCTTCGGACGCACCGGGTACGAGGTGTCGCCGCTCTGCATCGGGACCTCGTCGTGGGGGCGCACGCGCTCCGGCGAGACCGAGGAGCAGGGCGACGCCAGGATCGCGGAGATCGCCTCGAGCTGGGCGTCCGGATCGATCGGGCTGAACTTCCTCGACACGTCGAACGAGTACGGCGGGGCCCGCAGCGAGCTCCTGATCGGGCGGGGTGTGGCTGGCGCCGGGGCCGTCGTCGACGGGGAGCTGTCGGGCGGGCTCGTGCTCCAGACCAAACTCGACCGCGACGTGGCGACGGGCGACTTCAGTGCCGACAGGATGTGGCGATCGCTCGAGGAGACGCTCGAGCGGCTGGGACTCGACCGGCTGCAGATCCTGCACCTGCACGACCCCGACAGCATCGGCTTCGACGCGGCCATGGCCGACGACGGACCCGTCTCGGCGCTTGTCGCGATGAAGGAGCAGGGGCTCGCCGCCTCGATCGGCATCTCGGGCGGACCGGTCGGCATGCTGCAGCAGTTCGTCGAGACCGATTTGTTCGACGCGCTGATCACGCACAACCGGTACACGATCCTCGACCGGTCGGCCTCCGACCTCTTCGATGCGGCGACTTCGCGCGGTCTCGGCATCACGAACGCCGCGCCGTACGGAGCCGGGATCCTCACCGGCGACCCGCGCTTCGCCGGCACCTACGGCTACCGGCCGATCACGCCCGAGGCAGCGGAGGCTTTCGAGGCCGTGCGCCTGCTCTGCGACGAGTACGGTGTGCCTCTCGCCGCGGCCGCGCTGCAGTTCAGCCTGCGCGAGCCGCGGATCCACTCGACCGTGGTCGGCGTCTCGAGCCTGCCGCGGCTGGAGTCGGCGATCGACGACGCGCAGCTCGTGATCCCGGACGACCTGTGGGCCGCGATCGAGGACGTCGTGCCGGAGGGGATCGCGCTCGACGCGTGA
- a CDS encoding carbohydrate ABC transporter permease produces the protein MSITAKSAVSARPALSRNRSGRFAANDKASVIATLVLLVGAAYCLLPLAWVVMASTKSGGALFTTNTFVPAGQLWNNIVELTQYRGGLYWRWMLNTALYAGVGALLSAVVSAFAGFALAKYTFKGKQATFMVLLAGVLVPGVILAIPQYFLLAQIGLTNTYWAVLLPQIISPYGIYLARIYAGASVPNEIIEAGRTDGASDLRIFVQLAVPMMGPGLVTVFLFQFVGIWNNFMLPYIMLGDDRLYPITVGLNGLLNQGSTVPALYSLVITGALLSIIPLVVLFLVLQRFWKVDLGAGAVKA, from the coding sequence ATGAGCATCACCGCCAAGTCCGCCGTCTCGGCCCGCCCCGCCCTGTCGAGGAACCGCTCCGGACGCTTCGCCGCGAACGACAAGGCGAGCGTCATCGCGACGCTCGTGCTCCTGGTCGGAGCCGCCTACTGCCTCCTGCCCCTCGCCTGGGTCGTGATGGCGTCGACGAAGTCGGGCGGCGCGCTGTTCACGACGAACACCTTCGTGCCGGCCGGCCAGCTCTGGAACAACATCGTCGAGCTGACGCAGTACCGGGGCGGCCTCTACTGGCGCTGGATGCTCAACACGGCCCTCTACGCCGGCGTCGGCGCCCTGCTCTCGGCCGTCGTCTCGGCGTTCGCCGGCTTCGCTCTGGCGAAGTACACCTTCAAGGGCAAGCAGGCGACCTTCATGGTGCTGCTGGCGGGTGTGCTCGTGCCGGGCGTCATCCTGGCGATCCCTCAGTACTTCCTGCTCGCGCAGATCGGCCTCACCAACACCTACTGGGCGGTGCTGCTCCCGCAGATCATCAGCCCCTACGGCATCTACCTCGCCCGCATCTACGCCGGCGCCTCGGTGCCGAACGAGATCATCGAGGCCGGCCGCACCGACGGGGCGAGCGACCTGCGCATCTTCGTCCAGCTCGCCGTGCCGATGATGGGCCCGGGGCTCGTGACGGTGTTCCTGTTCCAGTTCGTGGGCATCTGGAACAACTTCATGCTGCCGTACATCATGCTGGGCGACGACCGCCTCTACCCGATCACGGTCGGCCTCAACGGCCTGCTGAACCAGGGCTCGACCGTGCCGGCGCTGTACTCGCTGGTGATCACCGGCGCGCTGCTCTCGATCATCCCGCTGGTCGTCCTGTTCCTCGTGCTGCAGCGCTTCTGGAAGGTGGACCTCGGCGCCGGTGCCGTGAAGGCGTGA
- a CDS encoding beta-galactosidase: protein MTSTVTPSTAPRSATPTGWIPGTSTIAFGGDYNPEQWPREVWQDDIRLMKQAGVNLVSIGIFSWVLLEPREGEFDFGWLDEVIELLHGAGIDVDLGTPTASPPAWFWAAHPEARPVTRDGVPLGFGSRGMASPSSPAYAAAVTRIVTALGERYGSHPAVKLWHVHNEYGAPVSESYDEASVAAFRVWLEDRYGDLDQVNAAWGTTFWGQRYGAWSEIDAPRTAATVVNPAQRLDFARFTNHALLTCFRRERDILHRLSPGIPVTTNFMATNCPSVDYWTWAREVDIVSNDHYLVAERTDNHILLALDADLTRSLAGGRPWILMEHSTSAVNWQPRNLPKLPGELRRNSLQHFARGADGILFFQWRASRYGAEKFHSAMLPHSGPTSRVFREVSALGGELGGLREARGSRVTARVAILWDWESFWAQDLEWRPSVELGHRRQIETFYTRLWNDGVTVDFAHPASDLSGYDLVLAPSLYLMSAESSANVERYVEGGGTFVASYFTGVVDEHDTVFPGAVPGALSRVLGISIDEFGPLPADTAVRLASGASGTRWTDALLLEGAEAVDTYETGPVAGSPAVTRHAFGRGAAWYLSTDFTADALASVLAGAYADAGVVAGDASLAGVERVERRGDGVTFTTWINHTDHAAALPTGETLAAGDAVILRALD, encoded by the coding sequence ATGACGTCGACCGTCACCCCGAGCACCGCCCCGAGGTCCGCGACGCCGACCGGCTGGATCCCCGGCACCAGCACGATCGCCTTCGGGGGCGACTACAACCCCGAGCAGTGGCCCCGCGAGGTCTGGCAGGACGACATCCGCCTCATGAAGCAGGCCGGCGTCAACCTGGTCAGCATCGGCATCTTCTCGTGGGTGCTCCTCGAGCCCCGCGAGGGCGAGTTCGACTTCGGCTGGCTCGACGAGGTGATCGAGCTCCTCCACGGGGCCGGCATCGACGTCGACCTCGGCACTCCTACCGCGTCGCCGCCCGCCTGGTTCTGGGCGGCCCACCCGGAAGCCCGCCCCGTCACCCGCGACGGCGTGCCGCTCGGCTTCGGCTCGCGCGGCATGGCGAGCCCGTCGTCGCCCGCCTACGCCGCCGCCGTGACGCGCATCGTCACCGCCCTCGGCGAGCGCTACGGATCCCACCCCGCGGTGAAGCTGTGGCACGTGCACAACGAGTACGGCGCCCCCGTCTCGGAGAGCTACGACGAGGCGTCCGTCGCGGCGTTCCGGGTCTGGCTGGAAGACCGCTACGGCGACCTCGACCAGGTGAACGCCGCCTGGGGCACGACCTTCTGGGGTCAGCGCTACGGCGCCTGGAGCGAGATCGACGCGCCCCGCACCGCCGCCACCGTCGTCAACCCGGCGCAGCGGCTCGACTTCGCCCGGTTCACCAACCACGCGCTGCTGACCTGCTTCCGGCGGGAGCGCGACATCCTGCACCGACTCTCCCCGGGCATCCCGGTCACGACCAACTTCATGGCGACGAACTGCCCCTCGGTCGACTACTGGACCTGGGCCCGCGAGGTCGACATCGTCTCGAACGACCACTACCTCGTCGCCGAACGCACGGACAACCACATCCTGCTCGCCCTCGACGCCGACCTCACCCGGTCGCTCGCGGGCGGACGCCCGTGGATCCTGATGGAGCACTCCACGTCGGCCGTCAACTGGCAGCCGCGCAACCTGCCGAAGCTGCCGGGCGAGCTCCGCCGCAACAGCCTCCAGCACTTCGCTCGCGGGGCCGACGGGATCCTGTTCTTCCAGTGGCGGGCCTCCCGCTACGGGGCCGAGAAGTTCCACTCGGCGATGCTGCCGCACTCCGGTCCGACCTCGCGGGTCTTCCGCGAGGTGTCGGCCCTCGGCGGCGAGCTCGGCGGTCTCCGCGAGGCGCGCGGCAGCCGCGTGACGGCCCGCGTCGCGATCCTGTGGGACTGGGAGTCGTTCTGGGCGCAGGATCTCGAGTGGCGTCCGTCGGTCGAGCTGGGTCACCGCCGCCAGATCGAGACGTTCTACACGCGCCTCTGGAACGACGGGGTCACCGTCGACTTCGCGCACCCCGCCTCCGACCTGTCGGGGTACGACCTCGTGCTCGCGCCGAGCCTCTACCTGATGTCGGCCGAGTCGTCGGCGAACGTCGAGCGCTACGTCGAGGGCGGCGGCACCTTCGTCGCGTCGTACTTCACCGGCGTGGTGGACGAGCACGACACGGTGTTCCCGGGTGCCGTGCCCGGCGCCCTCAGCCGCGTGCTCGGGATCTCCATCGACGAGTTCGGCCCGCTGCCGGCCGACACGGCGGTGCGCCTGGCGTCCGGGGCGTCGGGAACGCGCTGGACCGACGCCCTCCTCCTCGAGGGGGCCGAGGCCGTCGACACGTACGAGACGGGACCGGTCGCAGGATCACCGGCGGTCACCCGGCACGCCTTCGGTCGCGGAGCCGCCTGGTACCTCTCCACCGACTTCACGGCCGACGCCCTCGCATCGGTGCTCGCCGGCGCCTACGCCGACGCGGGCGTCGTGGCCGGCGATGCGTCGCTCGCTGGAGTCGAGCGGGTCGAGCGGCGCGGCGACGGCGTCACCTTCACGACGTGGATCAACCACACCGACCACGCGGCCGCCCTCCCCACCGGGGAGACCCTCGCGGCGGGCGACGCCGTGATCCTGCGCGCCCTCGACTAG
- a CDS encoding peroxiredoxin gives MTRREDLIGKRLLGVELPSTSGGALDLGSDDGSQRIVFVYPRTGDPAHPDSTAWAAIPGARGCTAEACSFRDLRDEFAALGWDVAGCSAQTTAYQVEAAARLHLPYPLLSDTGLILCDALGLATFEFDDLILYRRVTLLIVSGVVVDLLVADDDPSHHVTEVLRLVQVERH, from the coding sequence ATGACCAGGCGTGAGGATCTCATCGGCAAGCGGCTGCTCGGAGTCGAGTTGCCTTCGACGTCCGGCGGGGCCCTCGACCTCGGATCGGATGATGGATCCCAAAGGATCGTGTTCGTCTACCCCAGGACCGGCGATCCTGCACACCCAGACTCGACGGCATGGGCGGCGATTCCCGGTGCGAGGGGTTGCACCGCGGAGGCGTGCTCCTTCCGAGATCTCCGAGACGAGTTCGCTGCCCTCGGATGGGACGTGGCGGGATGTTCCGCGCAGACGACGGCCTACCAGGTCGAGGCCGCGGCCCGTCTGCACCTGCCGTATCCGCTCCTCAGCGACACCGGCTTGATTCTCTGCGATGCACTGGGACTCGCCACATTCGAGTTCGATGACTTGATCCTCTACCGCCGCGTGACGCTCCTGATCGTCAGCGGCGTCGTCGTCGACCTGCTCGTCGCCGACGACGACCCGTCGCACCACGTCACAGAAGTCCTTCGGTTGGTCCAGGTCGAGCGTCACTGA
- a CDS encoding LacI family DNA-binding transcriptional regulator: MTDIARRPTIRDVATVAGVSSGTVSRVLNGKNWVSPESKARVDAAIKKTGYRVNAHARGLAMNRSNTIAFLLTETQSVLFEDPNFGALVRGTSAELAKRDISFVLIMAGDEAERTRAMNYITAGHVDGVLLAFTSASGNPLVKSLVDARVPMVSAGQPLGFEGRLGCVAADDLHGAITMTTYLLDRGRVRVATIAGPRDTPGGIARLEGYRRVLGDRFDQGLVRHGDYTRESGVVAMRELLQEHPDIDAVFAANDAMAAGAIEVLQAAGRRVPDDVAVAGFDDSVFAATTTPSITTMRQPFGRISAEMVRVLVDIIDGAGPSTLMLPTELVQRESA, from the coding sequence GTGACCGACATCGCCCGCCGACCCACGATCCGCGACGTCGCGACGGTCGCCGGGGTGTCGAGCGGCACGGTCTCCCGGGTGCTCAACGGCAAGAACTGGGTCAGCCCCGAGTCGAAGGCCCGGGTCGACGCGGCCATCAAGAAGACCGGCTACCGCGTCAATGCCCACGCCAGGGGCCTGGCGATGAACCGGTCGAACACGATCGCGTTCCTCCTCACCGAGACGCAGAGCGTCCTTTTCGAGGACCCGAACTTCGGGGCCCTCGTGCGCGGGACCTCGGCCGAGCTCGCCAAGCGCGACATCTCGTTCGTGCTGATCATGGCGGGCGACGAGGCCGAGCGCACCCGTGCCATGAACTACATCACCGCCGGCCACGTCGACGGGGTGCTCCTCGCCTTCACGTCGGCCTCGGGCAACCCGCTGGTGAAGAGCCTGGTCGACGCGCGCGTGCCGATGGTCTCGGCCGGCCAGCCGCTCGGCTTCGAGGGCAGGCTCGGCTGCGTCGCCGCCGACGACCTCCACGGAGCCATCACCATGACGACCTACCTGCTCGACCGGGGCCGCGTCCGCGTCGCCACCATCGCGGGCCCCCGCGACACCCCGGGCGGCATCGCACGCCTCGAGGGCTACCGGCGCGTGCTCGGCGACCGCTTCGACCAGGGGCTCGTGCGGCACGGCGACTACACGCGCGAGAGCGGCGTCGTCGCCATGCGCGAGCTCCTCCAGGAGCACCCCGACATCGACGCCGTCTTCGCCGCGAACGACGCCATGGCCGCGGGCGCCATCGAGGTGCTGCAGGCCGCGGGCCGGCGGGTGCCCGACGACGTCGCGGTGGCCGGCTTCGACGACTCGGTCTTCGCTGCGACCACGACCCCGTCGATCACCACGATGCGGCAGCCGTTCGGCAGGATCAGCGCCGAGATGGTCCGCGTGCTCGTCGACATCATCGACGGGGCCGGGCCCTCGACGCTGATGCTGCCCACCGAGCTCGTGCAGCGGGAGTCGGCCTAG
- a CDS encoding ABC transporter substrate-binding protein, whose amino-acid sequence MRRSIRAAIGAGVLATALALTGCTSGGGGGSSSSGDGGGLGSAANPVKLTFWGWAPNMDKVVAEYNATHKNIQVTYVKTDAGDPAVTKLLTAIKAGSGAPDLMQAEYQKIPTLVSADAVVDIKKDVAASTTAKFSKGVLSSVTLGSDALYGIPQDSGPMMFYYREDIFKKLGISVPTTWAEYADAAKKIHDADPTNYLGTFSSADAGEFAGLTQQAGASWWGSKGDAWSVDIDSKAATKVASYWGGLVQSGVIDNEPQYTPAWNKGLADGTQVGWVSAVWAPGVLSGNAPGTAGKWRMAPLPQWSAGENATGNWGGSAIAVTSQSKHVKAAVSFNTWLNTSKTAVSMLVKTSGLYPADTVESKDALASGSSFFSNQPDFYTTAAKVAKTVKPFTYGPNVNVAYSAFNDQFGKAAQAKSQQAFVDALQQMQKITVSDLKSSGFTVKK is encoded by the coding sequence ATGCGCAGATCCATCCGCGCGGCGATCGGAGCGGGCGTGCTGGCCACGGCCCTCGCCCTGACAGGCTGCACCAGCGGCGGCGGCGGCGGCAGCAGCTCGAGCGGCGACGGCGGCGGGCTCGGCTCGGCCGCGAATCCCGTCAAGCTGACCTTCTGGGGCTGGGCACCGAACATGGACAAGGTCGTCGCCGAGTACAACGCGACGCACAAGAACATCCAGGTCACCTACGTCAAGACCGACGCGGGCGACCCGGCGGTCACGAAGCTCCTGACCGCGATCAAGGCAGGATCGGGCGCTCCCGACCTCATGCAGGCCGAGTACCAGAAGATCCCCACCCTCGTCTCGGCCGACGCTGTCGTCGACATCAAGAAGGACGTCGCGGCCTCGACCACGGCCAAGTTCTCGAAGGGCGTCCTGTCGTCGGTCACCCTCGGCTCAGATGCTCTCTACGGCATCCCGCAGGACTCGGGCCCGATGATGTTCTACTACCGCGAAGACATCTTCAAGAAGCTCGGCATCTCGGTGCCGACCACGTGGGCCGAGTACGCCGACGCGGCGAAGAAGATCCACGACGCCGACCCGACGAACTACCTCGGCACGTTCTCCTCCGCCGACGCGGGCGAGTTCGCCGGCCTCACGCAGCAGGCGGGCGCCTCCTGGTGGGGCTCGAAGGGCGACGCCTGGTCGGTCGACATCGACTCGAAGGCGGCCACGAAGGTCGCGTCGTACTGGGGTGGGCTCGTGCAGTCCGGCGTCATCGACAACGAGCCGCAGTACACGCCGGCCTGGAACAAGGGCCTCGCGGACGGCACGCAGGTCGGCTGGGTGAGCGCTGTCTGGGCGCCCGGCGTGCTCTCGGGCAACGCCCCCGGCACGGCAGGCAAGTGGCGCATGGCCCCGCTCCCGCAGTGGAGCGCCGGCGAGAACGCCACCGGCAACTGGGGCGGCTCGGCGATCGCCGTGACGTCGCAGTCGAAGCACGTCAAGGCGGCGGTGTCGTTCAACACCTGGCTCAACACCAGCAAGACCGCCGTGTCGATGCTCGTGAAGACCTCGGGCCTCTACCCGGCCGACACGGTCGAGTCGAAGGACGCGCTCGCGTCGGGCAGCTCGTTCTTCAGCAACCAGCCCGACTTCTACACGACGGCCGCGAAGGTCGCCAAGACGGTCAAGCCGTTCACCTACGGACCGAACGTCAACGTCGCCTACTCGGCGTTCAACGACCAGTTCGGCAAGGCCGCGCAGGCGAAGAGCCAGCAAGCGTTCGTCGACGCTCTGCAGCAGATGCAGAAGATCACAGTCTCCGACCTGAAGAGCAGCGGATTCACCGTCAAGAAGTAG
- the uraH gene encoding hydroxyisourate hydrolase — MSHVTTHVLDSSVGRPAAGVAVELQDATGVTLATGTTDADGRVADLGPDSLAPAAYRLVFATGEYFAASGTPAFYPRVTLDFSVADGAHYHVPLLLSPFAYSTYRGS; from the coding sequence GTGAGCCACGTCACCACGCACGTCCTCGACTCGTCGGTCGGCCGCCCGGCCGCCGGAGTCGCTGTCGAGCTGCAGGATGCCACGGGCGTCACCCTCGCCACCGGCACCACCGACGCCGACGGCCGTGTCGCCGACCTCGGCCCCGACTCCCTCGCCCCCGCCGCGTACCGGCTGGTCTTCGCGACCGGCGAGTACTTCGCCGCGTCGGGCACCCCGGCCTTCTACCCGCGCGTCACCCTCGACTTCAGCGTCGCCGACGGTGCGCACTACCACGTGCCGCTGCTGCTGAGCCCGTTCGCGTACAGCACCTACCGCGGGAGCTAG
- a CDS encoding sugar ABC transporter permease, with amino-acid sequence MLAPAAVLFVLFMAAPIVYTLVLSLQKTQVSGLGLGSGSRKTVFAGLSNYAAALGDPDFVSSVGRVGLYGLIVVPTMLILALVFALLLDSRRTRLVGFSRVVIFLPYAVPAVISSLLWGFLYLPSVSPFVDLATSLGIPAPNLLSPNSVIFAIANIALWGGVGFNMVVMYTSLKAIPSDIYEAARLDGAGEIQVAIRIKIPIILPSLIMTAIFSLIATLQVFAEPTTLKPLTNSISSTYTPLMKVYRDAFTRNDVYSASATSIVIAVAIFALSFFFLRVVQKRAFEEN; translated from the coding sequence ATGCTCGCGCCCGCGGCGGTGCTCTTCGTCCTGTTCATGGCGGCACCCATCGTCTACACGCTGGTGCTCAGCCTGCAGAAGACGCAGGTCAGCGGCCTCGGCCTCGGGTCGGGATCGCGCAAGACGGTCTTCGCCGGCCTGTCGAACTACGCCGCAGCGCTCGGCGACCCCGACTTCGTGTCGAGCGTCGGCCGCGTGGGGCTCTACGGACTCATCGTCGTCCCCACCATGCTGATCCTGGCGCTCGTCTTCGCACTGCTGCTCGACTCGCGCCGCACGCGGCTCGTCGGCTTCTCGCGGGTGGTCATCTTCCTGCCCTACGCCGTGCCCGCCGTCATCTCGAGCCTCCTCTGGGGCTTCCTGTACCTCCCGAGCGTCAGCCCGTTCGTCGATCTGGCCACCTCGCTCGGCATCCCGGCCCCGAACCTCCTGTCGCCGAACAGCGTCATCTTCGCCATCGCGAACATCGCGCTCTGGGGCGGCGTCGGCTTCAACATGGTCGTGATGTACACGTCTCTCAAGGCGATCCCCTCCGACATCTACGAGGCGGCCCGGCTCGACGGCGCCGGCGAGATCCAGGTCGCGATCCGGATCAAGATCCCGATCATCCTGCCGTCGCTGATCATGACCGCGATCTTCTCGCTGATCGCGACCCTCCAGGTCTTCGCGGAGCCCACGACGCTCAAGCCGCTGACCAACTCGATCTCGAGCACCTACACCCCGCTGATGAAGGTCTATCGCGACGCCTTCACCCGCAACGACGTCTACTCGGCCTCGGCGACCAGCATCGTCATCGCCGTCGCCATCTTCGCGCTCTCCTTCTTCTTCCTCCGGGTGGTCCAGAAGCGCGCTTTCGAGGAGAACTGA
- a CDS encoding ATP-binding cassette domain-containing protein has product MVDDVSFECPPGSITGFLGPNGSGKSTTLRMMIDHSARTAGRATFGGVEFRELQNPGRQVGVLLDASAQHVGRTVWETVRLAALVLGVSRKRTTSCVNAVGLGTVLRKRVGNLSLGMRQRLGLAVAVLGSPHFLLLDEPANGLDPEGITWLRIFLRRFAEQGGTVLVSSHQLSEIEAVADQILVIDRGVLLEEHVLMSSETFPVTLAASEDDDALRRYLASSSISILSSEGESPLRIQADPLRIGRLAQDNHLALSHLSVEKASTLERRFLESTRGEHAALSSDDLLAHVGSERL; this is encoded by the coding sequence GTGGTCGACGACGTCTCATTCGAGTGCCCACCAGGATCCATCACAGGATTTCTCGGTCCGAATGGATCCGGCAAGTCGACGACCCTCCGCATGATGATCGATCATTCCGCCCGCACCGCGGGCCGTGCGACCTTCGGCGGTGTCGAATTCCGCGAGCTTCAGAACCCGGGACGTCAGGTGGGGGTGCTGCTGGATGCCTCTGCTCAGCATGTCGGTCGGACCGTCTGGGAGACGGTCCGTCTTGCGGCACTCGTCCTCGGAGTGTCCCGGAAGCGCACGACGTCGTGTGTGAATGCGGTCGGTCTCGGGACGGTGCTTCGCAAGCGAGTCGGAAACCTCTCTCTCGGTATGCGCCAGCGTCTCGGATTGGCGGTCGCCGTTCTCGGGTCGCCTCACTTCCTCCTTCTCGATGAGCCCGCCAATGGGCTTGATCCTGAAGGCATCACGTGGCTTCGAATCTTCCTCCGTCGCTTCGCCGAGCAGGGCGGAACGGTTCTGGTATCCAGCCATCAGCTCTCTGAGATCGAAGCGGTTGCCGACCAGATCCTCGTCATCGATCGCGGCGTCCTGCTTGAGGAGCATGTCTTGATGAGCAGCGAGACATTCCCTGTGACCCTCGCCGCAAGTGAAGACGATGATGCCCTCCGTCGCTATCTGGCCTCATCGTCGATCAGTATTTTGTCTTCCGAGGGCGAGTCACCCCTGCGCATTCAAGCGGATCCCCTTCGGATCGGTCGTCTCGCCCAGGATAACCACCTCGCGCTCTCCCACCTCAGTGTCGAAAAAGCATCGACACTCGAGCGCCGGTTCTTGGAATCGACCCGGGGTGAACACGCGGCACTGTCCAGTGACGATCTCCTCGCTCACGTCGGATCGGAACGCTTATGA